The following coding sequences are from one Treponema parvum window:
- a CDS encoding Ig-like domain-containing protein, which yields MRNSKTPNLKRFISFIPGIFSLLLPILILPAISGCADRLLPELKVESVTYDLQKVSVSFSERPDESSFQRGFSITEDKASLNGTYVFSGTTVHFFPVNGIRQNYDYRVILSTQIEDIEGRSLMHDFSYFFSTRSSSEIPFIVSQFPAKEAEITGTLSELTFTFSVPINTQTFHSAFSVSPAFNYLIDFSDNDTKAHVIPTQSLEKQKRYTLTVSTSLEDKNRNSPREDYVSIFYYDLDRTEAVLSVQSVSEGGAAIEFTENSSTNDVPLNSKIQLNFTKPVRTDSVSGFISIDPPLSYSIRINKETRQKVTLVPSDAEWGKTYTLHVKKGISDYYGNKIPSDHNFSFTYDNENNRPVLFESAFFQSSSSAYKTLSKQTEYSFLPLDPVFYPKNTETNGTLYLVFRISANAQNVNLFTVMDGFTISTVNGCFSIVLKNASLVPQSDFSSLPIATQIQAVGSTPGKLSIVKYTMEITNKDSSGIVSLNLSSTIQDNLGNPAKEGISLSFNK from the coding sequence ATGCGTAATTCTAAAACCCCAAACTTAAAGCGCTTTATTAGTTTTATTCCCGGAATTTTTTCTCTTTTATTACCCATTTTGATTTTGCCGGCGATTTCAGGCTGCGCGGACAGGCTTCTTCCTGAACTTAAAGTGGAATCCGTAACTTACGACTTACAAAAAGTTTCCGTTTCGTTTTCGGAGCGCCCCGACGAATCGTCTTTTCAAAGAGGTTTTTCGATTACCGAAGACAAAGCTTCGTTAAACGGAACCTATGTTTTTTCAGGAACGACGGTTCACTTTTTCCCTGTAAACGGAATCCGTCAAAATTACGACTATCGGGTTATTCTTTCAACACAGATAGAAGATATCGAAGGACGCTCTTTAATGCATGATTTTTCGTATTTTTTTTCAACAAGAAGCTCTTCGGAAATTCCCTTTATCGTTTCGCAATTTCCTGCAAAAGAAGCGGAAATTACGGGAACGCTTTCTGAACTGACGTTTACTTTTTCCGTTCCGATAAACACTCAAACTTTCCACAGCGCGTTCAGCGTTTCTCCCGCGTTTAATTACCTGATTGATTTTTCAGACAATGACACAAAAGCGCATGTGATTCCTACTCAGAGTCTTGAAAAGCAAAAGCGCTATACGCTAACAGTTTCAACTTCGCTCGAAGATAAAAATCGTAATTCGCCGAGAGAAGATTATGTTTCAATATTTTATTACGACCTTGATCGAACGGAAGCGGTTTTATCGGTGCAAAGCGTTTCCGAAGGCGGCGCCGCCATAGAATTTACTGAAAATTCTTCGACAAACGACGTCCCGCTAAATTCTAAAATACAACTCAATTTTACAAAGCCTGTACGGACAGACTCCGTTTCAGGATTTATTTCAATTGATCCTCCGCTATCCTATTCAATTCGAATCAACAAGGAAACGCGTCAAAAAGTTACGTTGGTTCCGTCCGATGCCGAATGGGGAAAAACATACACGCTTCATGTAAAGAAAGGAATTTCGGATTATTACGGAAATAAAATTCCTTCCGATCATAATTTTTCGTTTACATACGACAATGAAAACAACAGGCCGGTTTTATTTGAAAGCGCTTTTTTCCAAAGTTCTTCTTCCGCCTACAAAACTTTGTCCAAACAAACCGAATATTCATTTCTTCCGCTGGATCCCGTTTTTTATCCCAAAAACACGGAAACCAACGGCACTCTTTATCTGGTTTTCAGAATTTCAGCCAATGCGCAGAACGTAAATCTTTTTACCGTGATGGACGGCTTTACAATTTCAACTGTGAACGGCTGCTTTTCCATAGTTCTCAAAAACGCAAGCCTTGTTCCGCAAAGCGATTTTTCAAGTCTTCCGATCGCAACTCAAATTCAAGCTGTCGGTTCGACGCCCGGAAAATTAAGTATCGTAAAATACACGATGGAAATTACAAATAAAGATTCAAGCGGAATTGTAAGTTTAAATCTTTCATCGACAATTCAGGACAATCTGGGCAATCCTGCTAAGGAAGGAATTTCCTTAAGTTTTAACAAATGA
- a CDS encoding efflux RND transporter periplasmic adaptor subunit, which translates to MRAGKFLFVVPPIFFIFTSCFSKKNDSAQTFRAASVNTVIAKEEAKDTKISTFGTVSYKTKHDVSSLVEGSVQNLFAKEGDFVRKGQKLAVLRNVQMENQKEQYENALCSAEASLSVALSKLREEELSVQSRLLSLEKQELSIRQKEIEYENACQIHRNNEELHKLGGITDVSFKSEELSLQSQKTSIDIAKKEKQISSLGLTDSDIVLMGYAIPDSIEEKNKLLVKLNTRSVQAQIQSAKASVSNAEKSLQSINRLIEELTVKAGVEGIIGARNFEEGEYVAANAAVFTILNTSSVYAVFSIQEKDILKYHEETPVNIELPSINKSLSSVISEISPFADPQSGNFTVKALLNNFDRSIKPGIFVKSTILQTDNPVFVVLPETAVIQSNQDKNRNIVYTVKNGCVVLQNVEIDSIENGKAWIKSGIKEGTVVIDKPSPFLKEGENVVTN; encoded by the coding sequence ATGCGTGCCGGTAAATTTTTGTTCGTCGTGCCGCCGATTTTTTTTATTTTCACTTCATGTTTTTCTAAAAAAAACGATTCTGCACAGACTTTCAGAGCTGCAAGCGTAAACACGGTCATTGCAAAAGAAGAAGCGAAGGATACGAAAATTTCTACGTTCGGAACGGTTTCGTATAAGACAAAACACGACGTTTCGTCTCTTGTCGAAGGTTCCGTACAAAATCTTTTTGCAAAAGAAGGCGATTTTGTACGGAAGGGCCAGAAACTTGCCGTTCTGCGAAACGTCCAGATGGAAAACCAGAAAGAACAGTACGAAAACGCGCTTTGTTCAGCCGAGGCCTCTCTTTCCGTTGCACTTTCCAAGTTGCGCGAAGAAGAACTTTCGGTGCAAAGCCGGCTTCTTTCACTCGAAAAACAGGAGCTTTCGATTCGGCAAAAAGAAATCGAATACGAAAACGCATGTCAGATTCACCGGAATAACGAAGAACTTCACAAACTGGGCGGCATAACCGACGTTTCATTTAAAAGCGAAGAATTGTCGCTTCAATCGCAAAAAACTTCAATCGATATTGCAAAAAAGGAAAAGCAAATTTCTTCGCTCGGTCTTACGGACAGTGACATAGTTTTGATGGGTTATGCAATTCCCGATTCCATAGAGGAAAAAAACAAACTGCTGGTAAAACTTAACACTCGGTCCGTTCAGGCGCAAATTCAGTCTGCAAAAGCGAGCGTGAGCAATGCGGAAAAGAGCCTGCAATCGATTAACCGCTTAATCGAAGAGTTGACTGTAAAAGCCGGCGTCGAAGGAATTATAGGCGCGCGCAATTTTGAAGAAGGCGAATATGTCGCTGCGAACGCCGCCGTTTTTACGATTTTAAACACGTCGTCGGTTTATGCGGTTTTTTCGATCCAGGAAAAAGACATTTTAAAATATCATGAAGAAACTCCCGTAAATATAGAGCTTCCTTCCATTAATAAATCTCTTTCGTCCGTAATTTCGGAAATATCTCCGTTTGCAGACCCTCAAAGCGGAAACTTTACGGTAAAAGCGCTTTTAAATAATTTTGACCGCTCGATTAAGCCCGGAATTTTCGTAAAAAGCACGATTTTACAGACGGACAATCCTGTATTTGTCGTGCTGCCCGAAACGGCGGTAATTCAAAGCAATCAAGATAAAAATCGGAACATCGTTTATACGGTAAAAAACGGCTGTGTCGTTTTACAGAACGTAGAAATCGATTCAATTGAAAACGGCAAGGCTTGGATTAAAAGCGGCATAAAAGAAGGAACTGTTGTTATCGACAAGCCGTCTCCGTTTCTTAAGGAAGGTGAAAATGTCGTTACGAACTAA
- a CDS encoding tetratricopeptide repeat protein — translation MKNKCLFIIFVSVLLFGCAENSAQKTASTVEAQKATAQSDAAAADAFGRLSLQSFYEGDLETALSYADKALKDKRRGKKFGYLKARILLGQKKDEEALKLMESSFKAVPQDITQDDLRTYMFLLADSGRFDDCRRKLDLYIDRFGYFEGLGQFASIVYENTGDYFKSVLFAFWDFEYVSCFANSIGRNDISIDAFLSNMEKLVASVKGTKKEDETLKAVRCIEFLYKTDVDLPQVESDFFLYKFIAQKKQILEGNCTVDAVTEYLKLEKYFSAFPSYYWNIYCAIKAQGTENLKNFSPVLEKAINTGYSTEYSRLAKLELAELNNIPKEAAQKLLTSAEVYSLLAGFHASSDRKLLSPVYELLDLPDCSYVYSAVAQLKDFRTKIPLDAVLREQFLQSSGRLKDRLSFILN, via the coding sequence ATGAAAAACAAATGTCTTTTTATCATCTTCGTATCCGTTTTGCTTTTCGGCTGCGCCGAAAATTCCGCTCAAAAAACCGCTTCAACTGTCGAAGCGCAAAAGGCAACGGCACAGTCGGACGCCGCAGCCGCGGACGCTTTCGGCCGGCTCTCTCTTCAAAGCTTCTACGAAGGAGATTTGGAAACGGCTCTTTCTTACGCAGATAAAGCCTTAAAGGATAAACGCCGCGGCAAAAAGTTCGGCTATTTAAAGGCGCGCATTCTTTTAGGACAAAAAAAAGACGAAGAAGCTTTGAAACTGATGGAGAGCTCTTTTAAGGCCGTTCCGCAGGATATCACACAGGATGATTTACGCACCTACATGTTTTTGCTTGCGGATTCCGGCCGTTTTGACGATTGCCGCCGAAAGCTTGATCTTTATATTGACCGGTTCGGATATTTTGAGGGACTAGGACAATTTGCTTCGATCGTTTACGAAAACACAGGCGACTATTTTAAATCCGTTTTGTTCGCATTCTGGGATTTTGAATACGTTTCCTGCTTTGCAAATTCAATCGGCAGGAATGACATTTCAATCGACGCATTTCTTTCCAATATGGAAAAACTTGTCGCTTCCGTTAAGGGAACAAAAAAAGAGGATGAGACCTTAAAAGCCGTCCGGTGCATAGAGTTTTTATATAAAACCGACGTTGACCTTCCTCAAGTTGAATCGGATTTTTTCCTCTATAAATTTATTGCGCAAAAAAAGCAAATTCTTGAAGGGAATTGCACTGTAGACGCCGTTACGGAATATTTGAAACTTGAAAAATATTTTTCCGCATTTCCGTCGTATTATTGGAACATATATTGCGCAATAAAAGCGCAGGGAACGGAAAACCTTAAAAACTTTTCTCCTGTGCTCGAAAAGGCGATCAATACGGGCTATTCAACCGAATATTCCAGGCTCGCAAAACTTGAGCTTGCAGAATTAAACAATATTCCCAAAGAGGCAGCCCAAAAACTTTTAACTTCCGCAGAAGTTTATTCGCTCCTCGCAGGCTTTCATGCTTCAAGCGATCGCAAACTTTTGTCGCCCGTCTACGAATTGCTTGACTTGCCGGACTGCTCTTACGTTTATTCCGCCGTCGCCCAGCTCAAAGATTTCCGCACAAAAATTCCGCTCGACGCGGTTTTGAGAGAACAGTTTTTGCAAAGTTCCGGACGTTTAAAAGACAGGCTCTCATTCATTTTAAACTAG
- a CDS encoding TolC family protein, with protein sequence MKNVAFTGFFICFMCCSIKIRSQIVFNSAEDAVVFAKQNSRERIIEKEMVLANMKKTKINIQEYIPQLSVSLSESNSVSFNASDSRTKSLQFSLNQNVFNPARKMNYELANIQAVYAYKENLQSAKTFESEIINDYYNCLIASRQLLIKTELYEKTQDELKIMEARAFLGMLLQTDYLEFLTSALKIQNEMESARRSCKVQERILKLATGIEETTELKLADELNPEALQTELEPFTDKIWNIVKNSSIELQKEDVMISFSRKRQQVQDAWYLPVFTVKPSVSFSGEDYPLSNPRYSVQMSFSFQNIPFAPLSVSNNYTYTRKKLTGVSNSADSSFPSGTTYFTDQKISDLTLLQQQIKRQNYEKQLFSALYELLVTHDDYLRSIQILQRTLELQQERLEFSKLQTDQGMLKPIDYVEQLIELSNTKISLIRTTVAAVASERSISVMTGMSFKELINACR encoded by the coding sequence ATGAAAAATGTTGCTTTTACAGGATTTTTCATCTGCTTTATGTGCTGTTCTATAAAAATCCGAAGTCAGATTGTTTTTAACTCGGCCGAAGACGCAGTTGTTTTTGCAAAGCAAAACTCGCGCGAAAGAATTATCGAAAAAGAAATGGTTCTTGCAAACATGAAAAAGACGAAGATCAACATTCAGGAATATATTCCCCAACTGAGCGTTTCTCTTTCCGAATCGAATTCCGTTTCGTTTAACGCAAGCGATTCGCGTACAAAAAGTCTTCAATTCAGCCTGAACCAGAATGTTTTTAACCCGGCGCGCAAAATGAACTACGAACTTGCAAACATTCAGGCCGTTTACGCCTACAAAGAAAATCTTCAATCGGCAAAAACCTTTGAGTCGGAAATTATAAACGATTATTACAACTGTCTCATCGCTTCAAGGCAGCTTCTCATAAAGACCGAACTTTATGAAAAAACTCAGGACGAATTAAAAATAATGGAAGCAAGGGCTTTTCTCGGAATGCTTTTACAAACCGATTATCTTGAGTTTTTAACTTCGGCTTTAAAGATTCAAAATGAGATGGAAAGCGCGCGCCGTTCCTGCAAAGTTCAAGAAAGAATTTTAAAACTTGCGACCGGAATTGAAGAAACGACGGAACTGAAACTGGCCGACGAGCTTAATCCTGAAGCGCTTCAAACGGAACTCGAACCTTTTACGGACAAGATCTGGAACATTGTAAAAAACTCGAGCATTGAACTTCAAAAAGAGGACGTCATGATCTCTTTTTCGCGAAAGCGACAGCAAGTTCAGGACGCGTGGTATTTGCCCGTTTTTACCGTAAAACCTTCCGTCAGTTTTTCAGGCGAAGATTATCCTCTTTCAAATCCGAGGTATTCGGTACAGATGAGCTTCAGCTTTCAAAATATTCCGTTTGCGCCGCTTTCCGTTTCAAACAATTACACGTATACAAGAAAAAAACTCACAGGCGTTTCAAACAGCGCGGATTCTTCATTTCCTTCCGGAACGACATATTTTACCGATCAAAAAATTTCAGACCTTACGCTTTTGCAGCAACAGATTAAACGACAGAATTATGAAAAACAGCTTTTTTCAGCATTATACGAACTGCTTGTAACCCACGATGATTATTTACGTTCAATACAAATCCTTCAGAGGACGCTTGAATTGCAGCAGGAGCGGCTTGAATTTTCAAAGCTGCAGACGGATCAGGGTATGTTAAAGCCGATTGACTATGTTGAGCAGTTGATCGAGCTTTCCAACACAAAAATTTCTTTGATTCGGACAACAGTCGCCGCCGTTGCAAGCGAGCGTTCAATTTCGGTTATGACCGGAATGAGTTTTAAGGAGTTGATAAATGCGTGCCGGTAA
- a CDS encoding tetratricopeptide repeat protein, with product MATKLFFNDLGSLKNSPKAILPALLLISLLFFGCAQNREKEELAQKIYVQAVDEYGDQKFDSCLDFAEKSISLKRDFYQARLLQAKVFYFQDRNSLAQKTIKKLVKQYPEYTEARIWKIRILLQAQEYDEAKKLLDTELSFNNTDWRVYYLYALLAQKQNNFNLRLSMQKHAERFLQDGNKVYIDLAAVWLQLGLRDRAIDYLEKAKNLSSDEESIDRAIAHLKNGDDIL from the coding sequence ATGGCAACAAAATTGTTTTTTAATGATTTAGGCAGCTTGAAAAACTCGCCGAAGGCGATTTTACCCGCTTTGCTTTTAATTTCTCTTTTGTTTTTCGGCTGCGCACAGAATCGGGAAAAAGAAGAACTTGCTCAAAAAATCTACGTCCAGGCGGTAGACGAGTACGGAGATCAAAAGTTTGATTCCTGTCTTGATTTTGCGGAAAAATCGATTTCACTGAAACGCGATTTTTATCAGGCAAGACTTTTACAGGCAAAAGTTTTTTATTTTCAGGATAGAAACTCTCTTGCGCAAAAAACAATTAAAAAGCTCGTAAAACAATATCCCGAATACACGGAAGCGCGTATCTGGAAAATAAGGATTCTGCTTCAAGCGCAGGAATATGACGAAGCGAAAAAGCTTTTGGACACGGAACTTTCCTTTAACAACACGGACTGGCGCGTTTATTACCTTTATGCGCTCCTTGCCCAAAAACAGAACAATTTTAACCTGCGTCTTTCCATGCAAAAACATGCGGAACGGTTTTTGCAGGACGGAAACAAAGTCTACATAGATCTTGCGGCCGTCTGGCTTCAGCTCGGCCTGCGGGACCGTGCGATCGACTATCTTGAAAAAGCAAAAAATCTTTCAAGCGACGAAGAGAGCATCGACAGGGCGATAGCTCATTTAAAAAACGGAGACGACATATTATGA
- a CDS encoding formylglycine-generating enzyme family protein, which translates to MNKSSFVIYFIIFLCTSLGAKDLIYVKGSKFTREVFIDDDIHFSQEIEISDFQIDATELTVKEYKEYLDTIGELLPKEITYDIKDFSIYAMSEISFYDAIEYCNWLSEREGLEKCYKLVERKEKPNIDWKVVQNGIDYKKYKEVIWNRKANGYRLPTEAEWEYAASAGGTDKEILSKDINILSKYGVIFDHPNRFKLREIKKYIANKLGLYDLIDNVSEWCFDYYDEKYYENKEKLKDPIGPKIGSSVETDYNYFPMYRRVEKSGKFLLYELDYYTPIKRTRGFNPLRTDDCGLRLARNADNEKL; encoded by the coding sequence ATGAATAAAAGTTCTTTTGTAATTTATTTTATTATTTTCTTATGCACGTCATTAGGTGCAAAAGATTTGATTTATGTGAAAGGCAGCAAATTTACTCGTGAAGTGTTTATAGATGATGATATTCATTTTTCACAAGAAATTGAAATTAGTGATTTTCAGATAGATGCAACGGAACTTACAGTAAAGGAATATAAGGAATATTTAGATACTATCGGAGAATTACTCCCCAAAGAAATAACATACGATATTAAAGATTTTTCTATTTATGCAATGAGTGAAATAAGTTTTTATGATGCAATTGAATATTGTAACTGGCTAAGTGAAAGAGAAGGTCTTGAAAAATGCTATAAGCTTGTAGAAAGAAAAGAAAAGCCGAATATCGACTGGAAAGTGGTTCAAAATGGCATAGATTATAAAAAATATAAAGAGGTAATATGGAATCGAAAAGCAAACGGATACAGGTTACCAACTGAAGCGGAATGGGAATATGCAGCATCAGCTGGAGGGACGGATAAAGAAATACTTTCAAAGGATATAAATATTTTATCAAAATATGGAGTTATTTTTGATCATCCTAACAGATTTAAGTTAAGAGAGATAAAGAAATATATAGCAAATAAGTTAGGTTTATATGATTTAATAGATAATGTTTCAGAATGGTGTTTTGATTATTATGATGAAAAGTATTATGAAAATAAAGAGAAGCTAAAGGACCCGATAGGTCCTAAAATTGGAAGTTCGGTTGAGACTGATTATAATTATTTCCCGATGTATCGAAGAGTAGAAAAATCAGGAAAATTTCTTTTATATGAATTAGATTATTACACACCTATAAAACGTACGCGGGGATTTAATCCTTTACGTACTGATGATTGTGGTTTACGTTTAGCCAGAAATGCAGATAATGAAAAGCTATGA
- a CDS encoding Ig-like domain-containing protein: MSLRTKTLILFLLFSAFLSSCKLITFDEEGVSCSLSSTENTFSGQTIEFVFTSKPDKYQAEKCVSLQVDSRAVELIYSWNGKTLSIKPALSWQNGKNYHLSCSGTITINTSRVSVSIERTFMYGSISEQLIFLKSSSTLSPINQTDSLLFCFNKALDQASFTENFTLSPSLETETVFSSDNKSVSIKPKAPWAYNTLYTWSFKNLKSADGYFYKTSESASFSPFSDTEIPVLQKICPVRLIGGQETFLLEQELDLNIREKEAIGFVFSKPMEFDSVKSGISLSPPAAGYFKQTDDEGFCFAFIPTQMYSIKQKYELTVNSSVRDTHSVSLYEDKILYFTPYGDYLEVRQISLDSAQIDFSTQDAVPFTITKNLNNKYELTVSILFSARIESSKRSSAVKQVSLGLLFPLSSETPVQTQILWNSAGTLLSLTWENFTPCTASVETFYKLQITGGANGINTGCGQFMEKDLCVILKPQT; encoded by the coding sequence ATGTCGTTACGAACTAAAACCCTCATTCTGTTTTTGCTTTTTTCCGCATTTTTAAGCTCCTGCAAACTGATTACGTTCGATGAAGAAGGCGTAAGCTGCTCTTTAAGTTCAACCGAAAATACTTTTTCAGGCCAGACGATTGAATTCGTTTTTACATCAAAACCGGACAAGTACCAGGCGGAAAAGTGCGTTTCGCTTCAGGTAGACTCAAGGGCCGTTGAATTGATTTATTCCTGGAACGGGAAGACGCTCAGCATAAAGCCTGCACTTTCGTGGCAAAACGGCAAAAACTATCATCTTTCGTGCAGCGGAACGATTACGATAAACACGAGTCGGGTTTCCGTTTCGATTGAACGAACTTTTATGTACGGATCGATTTCCGAGCAGCTGATTTTTCTAAAAAGCTCTTCGACGCTGTCGCCCATAAATCAAACGGACAGCCTGCTTTTTTGTTTCAACAAAGCTCTCGATCAGGCTTCTTTTACGGAAAATTTTACGCTTTCGCCGAGCCTTGAAACGGAAACTGTATTTTCTTCCGATAACAAAAGCGTTTCAATAAAACCGAAAGCCCCATGGGCTTACAACACGCTTTATACGTGGAGTTTTAAAAACTTAAAATCCGCCGACGGCTATTTTTACAAAACATCCGAGTCGGCGAGCTTTTCACCTTTCAGCGATACGGAAATTCCCGTCTTGCAAAAAATCTGCCCTGTCAGGCTGATCGGAGGCCAAGAAACGTTTCTTTTGGAACAGGAACTTGATTTGAATATACGGGAAAAAGAAGCGATCGGTTTTGTCTTTTCAAAACCGATGGAATTCGATTCCGTAAAATCGGGAATTTCGCTAAGTCCGCCGGCGGCAGGCTACTTTAAGCAAACGGACGACGAAGGTTTTTGCTTCGCCTTTATTCCGACTCAGATGTATTCGATAAAACAAAAGTATGAACTTACGGTTAATTCTTCCGTCCGCGATACTCATTCCGTTTCATTATACGAAGATAAAATTTTGTATTTTACGCCGTACGGAGATTATCTTGAAGTTAGGCAGATATCTCTCGATTCGGCTCAAATTGATTTTTCAACTCAGGACGCAGTTCCGTTCACGATTACAAAAAACTTAAACAACAAATATGAACTTACGGTAAGCATTTTGTTTTCCGCCCGGATAGAAAGTTCAAAACGATCTTCCGCCGTAAAACAAGTAAGCCTTGGACTGCTTTTTCCTCTTTCATCGGAGACACCGGTTCAAACTCAAATCCTATGGAATTCGGCAGGAACCTTACTGAGCCTTACCTGGGAAAACTTTACTCCCTGCACCGCAAGCGTGGAAACTTTTTACAAGCTTCAAATTACAGGCGGAGCAAACGGAATCAATACCGGATGCGGACAATTTATGGAGAAAGATTTATGCGTAATTCTAAAACCCCAAACTTAA